Sequence from the Fulvivirga ligni genome:
ATATTTCATCAGCAATTATTGCTACCTTTTTATTTCTACATTTGACTGTGATAATATTGCTACAATATGGAATTTGCATGGTGTATAGCGAAAGCTCTGATCGCAAGTCTACAAATGGAATGGCCTCTCCATCCAGCATTAATAAATTGTCAAAATTATCCAGCAATGATTCTGATTTAACTTCATAGCACTTATCAATATCCGCGATTGGGATTACAAAGGATAAATGATCCGCCTTAATTAAAAGGCCATCTATAATTGACAGCGTCAGAGGTACCTTTATAGTAAACTTAGTACCTTTACCAGCTTCCGATTGAACGATAACTTCACCATGGATGGACTCAATATTCTTTTTTACTACATCCATACCAACACCTCTTCCAGAGACATGCGTTACCACTTGAGCCGTCGAAAATCCAGGTTCAAAAATCAGAGATAAAAGCATTTCTCTGGATAAAATGCTATCATCATTTACCAGTCCAGAATGAATTGCTTTTTGCCTTACCTGCTCTTCATCTATACCTCTTCCGTCGTCGCTAATTTCTATATGTACATTGGCCCCAGAGTAAAATGTATCTAATAAAATTCGTCCCTTTTCGTCTTTCCCTTTAGCACGTCGCTCATCTGCTGATTCTATACCATGATCTACACAATTGCGTAAAATATGAACTATTGGATCGGAAAGCTTATCTATAAATATTTTATCCAATTCGGTATTTTCACCACTGACGTGGAAATCTATATCTTTGCCCACAGACAATGAACAATCTCTAACGAGCCTTCTAAATTTTCCAGTTAGTCTATCAATGGGTACTAAAGTCATATCGAAAGCAACATCCCTCAACTGACGTATGTGACGTTCAATATTTTCCACCACCCCTTCAAAATATGGGTCTTCAAATTGTTTTGAAAGCCTTTTAAGACTGCCTTGATCTGTCACTAATTCACTGACCAAGTTCATCAAAGCATCTATTTTGTCTGTAGACACTCGAATGGTACTATTTGACTGACCGTTATTCCCTGAATTAGTATTATCCTCAGTGGTCACTAAAGATTCTTTTAGGGACAGCACGTAAGCTGACAATTCGTTAAGTTTTTCTTCGGCAGGAATTTTATTAAGTGCATTTAACAATTCGTCAAATCCCAATTCTTTAAAAAGATTGAAATTGGCAACTTTATGGATATTAAGAGCAAGCTCATCTTCAATAAACATGAACTGGGCCTCTAAATCTTCTTTTGTGGACTGGCAGGCTAGATAAAGGTCCCAATGCTGAATTACATGATTATCACCATCTGCATAATCAACCTGTAATTTTTCTTGTCCCAATTCCTGCATATCTTCTATGATGTTTATTACAGGATGTCCTGAAGACAAGTCAATTTCCGACACAGGAGTAATTGACAAATAATAGG
This genomic interval carries:
- a CDS encoding chemotaxis protein CheA, with the translated sequence MRKTIRMLEYDQMFKEEGHEQLEIAEQALLSYEANPDVNFIEEAFRALHTFKGGAHIFNLTHLGDFAHMIESVLDGMRQNLFDRELKIADKLLTYIDHLKKMMDDPELNKKDLLAKNQVLLREIESISAKVSDSIKNTDQSKERAMLEAFIEEENQENVSTYYLSITPVSEIDLSSGHPVINIIEDMQELGQEKLQVDYADGDNHVIQHWDLYLACQSTKEDLEAQFMFIEDELALNIHKVANFNLFKELGFDELLNALNKIPAEEKLNELSAYVLSLKESLVTTEDNTNSGNNGQSNSTIRVSTDKIDALMNLVSELVTDQGSLKRLSKQFEDPYFEGVVENIERHIRQLRDVAFDMTLVPIDRLTGKFRRLVRDCSLSVGKDIDFHVSGENTELDKIFIDKLSDPIVHILRNCVDHGIESADERRAKGKDEKGRILLDTFYSGANVHIEISDDGRGIDEEQVRQKAIHSGLVNDDSILSREMLLSLIFEPGFSTAQVVTHVSGRGVGMDVVKKNIESIHGEVIVQSEAGKGTKFTIKVPLTLSIIDGLLIKADHLSFVIPIADIDKCYEVKSESLLDNFDNLLMLDGEAIPFVDLRSELSLYTMQIPYCSNIITVKCRNKKVAIIADEILDKVQAVIKPISSYYKEQEFVSGATILGDGAVALVLDVNKLVAQKAKNK